Proteins found in one Pyrus communis chromosome 15, drPyrComm1.1, whole genome shotgun sequence genomic segment:
- the LOC137717505 gene encoding proteasome subunit beta type-3-A-like, which produces MSITEYNGSALVAMVGKNCFAIASDRRLGVQLQTVATDFKRISQVHDRLFIGLSGLATDAQTLYQRLMFRHKLYQLREERDMKPETFASLVSAILYEKRFGPYFTQPVIAGLSDEDRPFICTMDSIGAKELAKDFVVAGTASESLYGACEAMFKPDMEPEELFETVSQALLSSVDRDCLSGWGGHVFVVTPTEVQEKILKGRMD; this is translated from the exons ATGTCG ATCACCGAGTACAATGGGAGTGCACTGGTCGCAATGGTGGGGAAGAACTGCTTCGCCATCGCCAGCGATCGCCGCCTCGGCGTTCAGCTCCAGACCGTCGCCACCGACTTCAAGAGGATTAGCCAAGTCCACGATAGGCTCTTCATCGGCCTCTCCGGCCTTGCCACCGACGCTCAGACTCT GTATCAGAGGCTCATGTTTCGGCACAAGCTGTACCAGCTTCGGGAAGAGAGGGATATGAAGCCGGAGACTTTTGCCAGCCTTGTTTCCGCTATTCTGTATGAGAAAAG GTTTGGTCCCTACTTCACTCAGCCTGTAATTGCTGGGTTAAGTGATGAAGACAGACCATTCATATGCACTATGGATTCAATTGGAGCCAA GGAACTGGCTAAAGACTTCGTTGTTGCTGGTACTGCATCGGAGTCCCTTTATGGTGCTTGTGAGGCAATGTTCAAGCCTGATATG GAACCAGAGGAATTGTTTGAGACTGTCTCTCAAGCATTACTTTCATCAGTAGATCGAGACTGTCTGAGTGGTTGGGGAGGCCACGTCTTTGTCGT AACACCAACTGAAGTGCAGGAGAAGATCTTGAAGGGAAGAATGGACTGA